From one Kiritimatiellia bacterium genomic stretch:
- a CDS encoding TraR/DksA C4-type zinc finger protein: MSKAKQKKRPNKTPPQKKRAARGAPSSARSAKPAAKAKKSAASSRPLLTVAHLSKTGAAVKGNKYLTAAEAREKRDLLLRLRDQITGQINFLATDNISRSENDEDISYRSEEQGTDNFDRDFALNRVSLDQDILFEIDEALNRLVLGTYGVCESCGRGIEKLRMKAVPYSRMCVACKSQDGSNRKIFRAPGASETLYNADKTAAEPEPEEE, from the coding sequence ATGAGCAAAGCAAAACAAAAAAAGAGACCAAATAAAACGCCGCCGCAAAAAAAGCGCGCGGCGCGCGGCGCGCCTTCGTCCGCCCGGTCGGCCAAGCCTGCCGCAAAAGCGAAAAAAAGCGCGGCGTCATCCCGTCCGCTTTTAACCGTTGCCCATCTGTCAAAAACCGGCGCAGCGGTGAAAGGCAATAAATACCTGACGGCTGCGGAGGCCAGGGAAAAACGCGATCTTTTGCTGCGCCTGCGCGATCAGATCACAGGCCAGATCAATTTCCTGGCCACGGATAACATCAGCCGTTCTGAAAATGACGAGGATATCAGCTACCGGTCGGAGGAACAGGGCACTGATAATTTTGACCGCGATTTCGCGCTGAACCGGGTCAGTCTGGACCAGGACATTTTATTTGAAATAGACGAGGCCTTGAATCGCCTTGTGCTGGGCACCTACGGGGTTTGCGAAAGTTGCGGACGGGGAATTGAGAAACTGCGGATGAAGGCGGTGCCGTATTCCAGAATGTGCGTCGCCTGTAAATCGCAGGATGGCAGCAATCGGAAGATATTTCGCGCGCCGGGAGCTTCCGAAACTCTTTATAATGCCGATAAAACCGCCGCCGAGCCGGAACCGGAAGAGGAATAA
- the lspA gene encoding signal peptidase II — MTLILVSAVMVLDQATKCAVRSYLSPGESEIIASFFNLAHVRNTGAVWGCFQHQNEWLAVISAAVLFLLALFYRCLSGNRAVGAAAVGLIAGGIIGNLIDRIKLGWVVDFLDFYWRDWHWPAFNVADAAICAGVFLYLLSSLPRFPPNKQDFHSRA, encoded by the coding sequence TTGACGCTGATTTTGGTTTCGGCCGTCATGGTCCTGGATCAGGCAACGAAATGTGCGGTCCGATCATATCTTTCCCCGGGCGAGTCTGAAATCATTGCCTCTTTTTTTAACCTGGCCCATGTGCGCAACACCGGGGCCGTCTGGGGCTGTTTCCAGCATCAGAATGAATGGCTGGCGGTAATTTCGGCGGCGGTTCTTTTTTTGCTCGCTCTCTTTTACCGCTGCCTTTCCGGCAATCGGGCGGTCGGCGCCGCGGCGGTCGGTCTGATTGCCGGCGGCATTATCGGAAATCTGATTGACCGGATCAAGCTGGGCTGGGTTGTGGATTTCCTTGATTTTTACTGGCGCGACTGGCATTGGCCGGCGTTCAATGTCGCCGATGCGGCCATCTGCGCGGGCGTGTTTTTGTATTTGCTTTCTTCACTGCCGCGTTTTCCGCCAAACAAGCAGGATTTCCATTCCCGTGCATGA
- the miaA gene encoding tRNA (adenosine(37)-N6)-dimethylallyltransferase MiaA — protein sequence MHDLKAFFLVGPTAAGKTSVSQWIAERHPYDILSADAMMVYRGMDIGTAKPEKTLRAGVRYWGLDLVPPRSAFSVGRYREHALAAIRAATAPDRRMIVTGGTGLYIKSLTHGLTLLPAANAALREEAEALFQKSGLGALQEWAKTLAPEQYEALADKQNPRRLVRAVETAQNSVARQGGGWRLLGKGPKITGLAMPKEMLCERIKQRVDEMYAKGLLAETERLLKDNLSAGDAPASGLEFSPTAGKAIGYAEAIAFLRGQMPLEKARELTIARTCRLAKRQMTWFRNQANVEWVTINPGTTIARTAQMVLECWEKTGPAPISV from the coding sequence GTGCATGATTTAAAGGCTTTTTTTCTGGTCGGACCTACCGCCGCCGGCAAAACTTCCGTGAGCCAGTGGATCGCCGAAAGGCATCCGTATGATATTTTATCGGCGGATGCCATGATGGTTTATCGCGGGATGGATATCGGCACGGCCAAGCCGGAAAAAACGTTGCGCGCTGGCGTCCGTTATTGGGGGCTGGATCTGGTCCCGCCCCGTTCCGCTTTCAGTGTCGGCCGGTACCGCGAGCATGCCCTTGCCGCTATCCGCGCGGCAACGGCCCCCGACCGCCGGATGATTGTAACCGGCGGCACCGGGCTTTACATAAAAAGTCTTACCCATGGTTTAACCCTTCTGCCGGCGGCCAATGCCGCGCTCAGGGAAGAAGCCGAGGCATTGTTTCAGAAAAGCGGTCTCGGCGCCCTGCAGGAATGGGCCAAAACCCTTGCGCCGGAGCAATACGAAGCGCTGGCCGATAAACAGAATCCGCGGCGCCTTGTGCGCGCGGTTGAAACCGCGCAAAATTCCGTTGCCCGCCAGGGGGGGGGCTGGCGGCTCCTCGGAAAGGGGCCGAAAATAACCGGGCTGGCGATGCCGAAAGAAATGCTTTGCGAACGGATCAAACAGCGCGTTGACGAAATGTATGCGAAGGGGTTGCTTGCGGAAACGGAGCGGCTTTTAAAAGACAATCTTTCCGCCGGGGACGCCCCTGCCTCCGGTCTGGAATTTTCGCCGACCGCCGGCAAGGCCATCGGTTACGCCGAGGCCATCGCTTTCCTGCGCGGACAGATGCCGCTGGAAAAGGCCAGAGAATTGACAATTGCGCGAACCTGCCGCCTGGCGAAACGGCAGATGACGTGGTTCCGGAACCAGGCGAACGTGGAGTGGGTTACGATCAATCCCGGGACGACGATCGCCCGGACAGCGCAGATGGTTCTGGAATGCTGGGAAAAAACCGGGCCCGCGCCCATATCCGTTTGA